A window of Piliocolobus tephrosceles isolate RC106 chromosome 13, ASM277652v3, whole genome shotgun sequence contains these coding sequences:
- the LOC113224767 gene encoding uncharacterized protein LOC113224767, whose amino-acid sequence MKSVPSQSSWEHLLSASLRTKFAFLGPDRTRGKQSVKTAPPVGGRGVAASGPADPGAYPQSRCTGSGTPRPLNVGTVGSTQETTESFGLTRREVFFPVRGSQVRETAGLSVPPTYTRLRGPIPAKRPLWKEVSLTGKTCVHNDGPCVRYVNANQDCISWWSVRGSSLRVLLAVTVHELAKMAGRRRAPASGARISNSTGLSWRAVQTRPRSVRRKCASCWLHWCRTMCR is encoded by the exons ATGAAGTCAGTTCCTTCGCAGTCTTCCTGGGAGCATTTGCTGAGCGCCAGCCTTAGAACCAAGTTTGCCTTTCTAGGCCCAGATCGCACAAGGGGTAAGCAAAGCGTCAAAACAGCACCTCCTGTCGGCGGCAGAGGCGTGGCGGCCAGCGGACCGGCGGACCCCGGGGCATACCCGCAGTCCAGGTGCACAGGCTCAGGGACCCCACGGCCCCTGAATGTCGGTACCGTGGGCTCCACTCAGGAGACCACCGAATCCTTCGGCTTGACCAGGCGGGAGGTCTTCTTCCCAGTCCGCGGAAGCCAGGTCCGGGAGACAGCGGGGCTCTCTGTGCCTCCGACCTACACTCGGCTCAGGGGCCCGATCCCTGCAAAGCGTCCACTTTGGAAAGAAGTTTCACTTACAGGGAAGACGTGTGTACACAATGATGGTCCGTGTGTCCGATATGTGAATGCCAACCAGGACTGCATCAGTTGGTGGAGTGTGCGCGGTTCCTCCTTGAGGGTGCTTCTGGCAGTCACAGTTCACGAGTTAGCCAAGATGGCTGGGAGGCGGCGAGCCCCTGCGTCCGGGGCGCGCATTTCGAACTCCACAG GTCTGTCCTGGAGAGCAGTCCAGACCCGGCCACGGTCAGTGAGGAGGAAGTGCGCCTCCTGCTGGCTGCACTGGTGCAGGACTATGTGCAGATGA